The Leifsonia sp. ZF2019 DNA segment CGAACCGTCGCGAGCCGCGTCCAGCGCTTGGAGGCTGAAGGAGGCCTGGCCCGACACGAGGGCGAGCGCGACCAGCAGGGGCAGCACGGGCCGGCCGCCCGGGCGCCGCAGCACGAGGCGTCGCAGCGACGGCACGACGAGGACGATGCCGGCCGCGATGCCGAGCAGGAGCAGTACCCCCGCTGCCGCGAACAGCACGGCGGGTTCGGAGCCGTCCGCGGCCAGTGCCACCGTCCAGCCGGATTGCGCGAGCACCACGCCGGGCAGAGCGAGCCGTGCGGCGCCGGTGCCGTGGAGCGCGAGACGGATGAGCTCACACCATCCGATCGCGGCGAGCAGGGCGAGCTGCACACCGATCGCGGCGACGTACGCCGTGTGGGGGAGATGGATGACGGACAGGACTGCGGCCGCCGTCGCGCACCAGGCGACGAGCCCGAGTCCGACGGCGAACGCCGCCCGGCCGTGGCGGCCCGTCCGCCGCCGTCTCGGCCCCCACCGCACGAACACGAGCACCGCCCCGGCGATCGCCGCCGGATAGAGCCAGCCGATCTGGGTCGCGTACTCCGGCGAGAGCAGCTTGGCGAGACCGCCCGCGGACGCCCGTCCCCCGGGGGCGATGAGGGCGGGGAGGACGCCGCCGTGGCCACCCGGCGCGGAGTGGAGGGCGCCGACGGCCCCCGGCACGGCGCCCGGGAGCAGGCGGTCGATGCCGTTGTAGCCGAAGACCATCGCGAAGACGTTGTCGTTCACGGAGCCGTCGATGAAAGGTCGGCCGGCAGCGGGAGTGAGCGCGATCGCCGTGATCCACGCGAGAGAGGCCGCTACGGCGCTCGCGACGAGAGCGGCACACGCCGCAAGCGCGCGGCGTCGGCGTGCGCGTGTGACGGCACCGGCGCAGAGGGTTCCGACCACGAGCGCGGGCAGGATGAACCAGGCTTGCATCATCTTCGCCTGGAACCCCACGCCCACGAACAGCCCGGCGACGAGCATCGGCCACACCCGACCGCTCAGCAGACCGCGCTGCCACCAGAGCAGCGCCAGGGCGAGGGCCATCGTGAGCAGCCCGTCCTCCATGGGGTGCCCGAACATCGAGACGAAGATCGGCGTGCTCGCGGCGCAGGCGGCCGCCAGGAGGCCCACCCGCGGACCTGCCCAGCGCAGGCCGATGAGCGACACGGCCCACACGGCGATGACGCCTTCGATCAGCTGCGGGAGGGCGAGCGCCGAGGTGGACATGCCGAACAGCGCGACCGAGGCGGCTTGGGGGACGGAGAACCCGCTCAGCTTGTCGAGCGTGACGGTCGCCGCCGGGTCGAAGGCGCCGAAGGCCAGCGCCCGCAGGGACTCGGACATGGAACGGGCGGACGCGGCGTAGAAGTCGAAGTCGCCGCCGCGAGCGAGGTTCCAGCCGGCGAGCACCGTGAACCCCGCGAGGATCAGGGCGAGGGCGAGCACGCGGCTCCGACGTTGCCGGCGCCACCGGGGCAGGGGTCGGGCGGGGGTCACGGGACGACGGTGGCAGACGGGGCTGCGAGGAGGCCCCGCCTCAGCCCCTTCCGTCTGAGGCTTCTCCCATTCCGGGCTGTGTGCCGGGCACCGGGCTGTGTGCCGGTGCGGCGACCGGCGGCCCGGCTCACCCCGTGCGATCGAGTCCCGCCGGACACGGGACGTCCTCGGGTCGGCCTGATCGGATCACGGAGCGCGCGGGGGAGCCGTGCTCGAACGGATGACCAGCTCGGGAACCGGGAGCTCGTCCGCCGGTGAGTCGCCGGTGCCCTCGATCTGCGCGAGCAGCACGGTGATCGCGCGCGTGCCGAGCGAGTCGAAGTCCTGCCGGACGGTCGTGAGCGGCGGCGAGTAGTGCCGTGCCTCCGGGATGTCGTCGAACCCGACGATGCTGAGCTGCTCCGGCACCGAGATGCCGAGGTCCGCCGCGGCATGGATCAGGCCGAGCGCCATCTGGTCGTTCGACGCGAAGACGGCGGAGAAGTCGGGGTGCTGCAGGATCTTGAGCCCGACCTCGTAGCCGAGGTCCGCTGTCCAGTCGCCCAGGATCGGGGCGGTGATCGGCAGGTCGTGGTCGGAGAGCTCGGCGAGGAACCCGTTCATCCGGTCCTCGGCCTCCTTCCAGTCCTGCGGCCCGGCGAGGTGGCGGATGCGCGTGTGGCCGAGTTCGATGAGGTGCCGGGTGGCGAGGCGGGCGCCGGCCATCTGGTCGAGTGCCGCGACATGCCCGTCGTCGGCACTCTCCCAGTGCAGGCTGACGAGAGGCATCCGCACCGTGACGCGCTGGAGGGCCTCATGGGCACGCTGCTGGGGCGCGATCACCACCACCCCCTCCACACCCTGCGCGACGAAGGCGTCGAGTGCGGCCTCGATGCTCTCGTCGTCCTCCCGGGCGAGCGTCGCGGTCACGATGGCGTATCCGCGGTTCCGTGCCGCCTCGTCGATGGCGGCCGCGGCGCTGAAGGGGCCGTAGTGGGAGCGGGTGGACACGAGCAGGCCGATCGTTCTCGAGCGCGCGGTCGCCAGTGCGCGTGCAGCGCTGTTGGGCCGCCACGAGTGCTCGTCGATCACCTTGCGGACCTGTGCCTCGGTGGACGGCTTGATGTAGCGCTCGCCGTTGAGCACCCGGGACACCGTCTGCCGCGACACGCCAGCCAACCGGGCGATGTCCCGGATCGAGAGCGCGCGCCGGTCGGCGGGCGGGGGTTCTTCCATGCGTCCTGATTCCGTCGAGAGGTCGGCTGCGCTGCCGGAGGAGTCGACCTGGTTCATCTTATTTGGCCGGGAGGCTTGACGAACGATGGGTGAGGGTCGTAGCGTCTAACCCGTTCTGGGACCGGTCTCATATATTGCGTACGGCCCAGCATACGACGAGGGAGTCACCGATGTCAGCAGTCCGATCGCACCGCAGCGGTCGCGCGTGCGACATCCCGTCGAGTGCTGGGCGTCGCGGGCGTGACGGTTCCGAGCCCGGCGAATCCGCGCGCATCGGGCGCACGGGTCGCCACACCGCTCGAAGGGAATCACAGTGAAGTTCAGGAAAGTCGCACTCGCCGCCGCGGCCCTCGGCGTCGCGGTCGCACTCGCCGCCTGCACAGGAGGGGGTCGCGGAGGCACCGGCTCGGGATCGGGCACCGACAACAAGGGCGCGCTCGTCGGAGTCG contains these protein-coding regions:
- a CDS encoding ArnT family glycosyltransferase; this encodes MLALALILAGFTVLAGWNLARGGDFDFYAASARSMSESLRALAFGAFDPAATVTLDKLSGFSVPQAASVALFGMSTSALALPQLIEGVIAVWAVSLIGLRWAGPRVGLLAAACAASTPIFVSMFGHPMEDGLLTMALALALLWWQRGLLSGRVWPMLVAGLFVGVGFQAKMMQAWFILPALVVGTLCAGAVTRARRRRALAACAALVASAVAASLAWITAIALTPAAGRPFIDGSVNDNVFAMVFGYNGIDRLLPGAVPGAVGALHSAPGGHGGVLPALIAPGGRASAGGLAKLLSPEYATQIGWLYPAAIAGAVLVFVRWGPRRRRTGRHGRAAFAVGLGLVAWCATAAAVLSVIHLPHTAYVAAIGVQLALLAAIGWCELIRLALHGTGAARLALPGVVLAQSGWTVALAADGSEPAVLFAAAGVLLLLGIAAGIVLVVPSLRRLVLRRPGGRPVLPLLVALALVSGQASFSLQALDAARDGSGGDASVGVRLPVPSSMDTGFRISAPAVVGGHSTLSRQQQEVVDLARAEGGGAAGRPLMLTDSWSLSAAVISRTGTSVLTDGGYSGSVPVFTASAIRGMIASGEVRVLVVAQGGHATDPVRSVALSGECRFVRAFHDVVSGTFHRRPSPTDLYRCRPPVDAARHSGDGGL
- a CDS encoding LacI family DNA-binding transcriptional regulator, whose product is MEEPPPADRRALSIRDIARLAGVSRQTVSRVLNGERYIKPSTEAQVRKVIDEHSWRPNSAARALATARSRTIGLLVSTRSHYGPFSAAAAIDEAARNRGYAIVTATLAREDDESIEAALDAFVAQGVEGVVVIAPQQRAHEALQRVTVRMPLVSLHWESADDGHVAALDQMAGARLATRHLIELGHTRIRHLAGPQDWKEAEDRMNGFLAELSDHDLPITAPILGDWTADLGYEVGLKILQHPDFSAVFASNDQMALGLIHAAADLGISVPEQLSIVGFDDIPEARHYSPPLTTVRQDFDSLGTRAITVLLAQIEGTGDSPADELPVPELVIRSSTAPPRAP